From one Luteolibacter sp. SL250 genomic stretch:
- a CDS encoding adenylosuccinate synthetase translates to MSGTRHASVLGLGFGDCGKGHFVHALARRWQAHTVVRFSGGAQAGHNVVARSTDGALRHHTFSQFGSGTFLPGVRTLLVDPMVVHPTALLVEAEALRLCGVDDALARMMIDGRCRVTTPFHQAAGRLREIRRGASAHGTCGVGVGETVHHGLLHPEQSFRYEDLLPSGKASALEKLEAIRTTLLDEFSGEAGPLAEEEMAALEDGTLAARWWGIAVAVARQCPPARSYEVAARLELPGCVIHEGAQGILLDEWHGFHPHTTWSSITTAALGEALGKFGIRPEIRHHGVLRTYFTRHGAGPFPTHDRTLDPMLGEPHNASDGWQGEFRRGHPDGVLLDHALRSVGRLDGLLVSHLDVFRKGVRLKWCGGYDIGGNPEPLRSLPEGKPRDLAHQESLTRLLQGATPRYEADHLCSEEDYLARLDAATPLPVVATSCGPEADDVRFR, encoded by the coding sequence GTGAGCGGGACCCGGCATGCATCCGTCCTCGGCCTCGGTTTCGGGGACTGCGGGAAAGGCCATTTCGTCCATGCCCTGGCGCGCCGGTGGCAGGCGCATACCGTCGTGCGTTTCAGCGGGGGTGCGCAGGCCGGTCACAATGTGGTGGCACGCTCCACGGACGGGGCGCTGCGGCACCACACGTTCTCCCAGTTCGGCTCCGGAACATTCCTGCCCGGTGTCCGCACGCTGTTGGTCGATCCCATGGTTGTCCATCCCACCGCGCTGCTGGTGGAGGCGGAGGCGCTGCGGCTCTGCGGTGTGGACGATGCGCTGGCGCGGATGATGATCGACGGCAGATGCCGGGTCACCACACCCTTCCACCAGGCGGCGGGCCGCCTGCGCGAGATCCGGCGTGGGGCATCCGCGCACGGGACCTGCGGCGTGGGCGTGGGTGAGACCGTCCATCATGGACTCCTGCATCCTGAGCAGTCCTTCCGCTACGAAGACCTGCTCCCATCCGGAAAGGCATCCGCGTTGGAAAAGCTGGAGGCGATCCGGACCACGCTGCTGGATGAATTTTCCGGAGAAGCCGGACCGCTTGCGGAAGAAGAGATGGCCGCGCTGGAGGACGGGACGCTGGCGGCACGGTGGTGGGGCATCGCGGTGGCCGTCGCCCGCCAATGCCCGCCCGCCCGCAGTTATGAAGTGGCGGCCCGCCTGGAGCTGCCCGGCTGTGTCATCCATGAAGGCGCACAGGGCATCCTGCTGGATGAATGGCATGGCTTCCACCCGCACACCACCTGGAGCAGCATCACCACCGCCGCTCTTGGAGAAGCGCTCGGGAAGTTCGGCATCCGGCCGGAGATCAGGCACCATGGAGTGCTGAGGACCTACTTCACCCGTCATGGCGCGGGGCCGTTTCCGACCCACGACCGGACCCTGGACCCGATGTTGGGGGAACCCCACAACGCCAGCGACGGATGGCAGGGTGAATTCCGCCGCGGCCATCCGGACGGCGTGCTGCTGGATCACGCGCTCCGCTCGGTGGGACGGCTCGACGGCTTGCTGGTCAGCCATCTGGATGTCTTCCGGAAGGGAGTCCGGCTGAAATGGTGCGGCGGCTATGACATCGGCGGGAACCCCGAGCCGCTCCGAAGCCTGCCGGAGGGAAAGCCGCGCGACCTCGCGCACCAGGAGTCGTTGACCCGGTTGCTGCAGGGCGCGACACCGCGCTATGAGGCGGATCACCTTTGCTCGGAGGAAGACTATCTGGCCCGGCTGGACGCGGCGACACCGTTGCCGGTCGTGGCAACCTCATGTGGCCCGGAAGCCGATGATGTCAGGTTCCGCTGA
- the rlmN gene encoding 23S rRNA (adenine(2503)-C(2))-methyltransferase RlmN, producing the protein MDAVPQSLHDPGFSGLEDMLRADGVNPIHAKALWRALHREAVTDLHACDFSPPLQEWVGHNVGEGKRFFLDVPEVVDETHSSDGLTKKFLLRLRDGQTIETVLMGYDGRQTACVSTQAGCAMGCVFCATGQMGFVRHLRPGEIVAQVNHVRRVLGQSAPDKRLRNLVMMGMGEPLHNYDAVMHALATISDVRGASVGPAKISVSTVGVIPSILRMAEEGRPYNLAVSLHGSTEEERSSLIPVSKRWSLESLIDACRQYGTITGRRIFFGWTLIAGKNDSEETAHRLAALLHGIDAHVNLIPLNPTSGFDGRTSANAAGVKFQRILRDAGFPCTFRQRRGIDVAAGCGQLKADKKARAAS; encoded by the coding sequence ATGGACGCCGTCCCGCAATCCCTCCACGATCCCGGCTTTTCCGGGCTCGAGGACATGCTGCGGGCCGACGGCGTGAACCCCATCCATGCGAAGGCGCTGTGGCGCGCGCTCCACCGGGAGGCCGTGACGGACCTGCATGCGTGCGATTTCTCCCCTCCGCTGCAGGAGTGGGTGGGGCACAACGTGGGCGAGGGAAAGCGCTTTTTTCTGGATGTCCCGGAGGTCGTGGATGAGACGCACAGTTCCGACGGACTGACGAAAAAGTTCCTGCTGCGGCTGCGTGACGGCCAGACGATCGAGACGGTGCTGATGGGCTACGATGGCCGCCAGACGGCCTGCGTGAGCACCCAGGCCGGTTGCGCCATGGGCTGCGTCTTCTGCGCCACCGGGCAGATGGGCTTTGTCCGCCACCTGCGGCCGGGAGAGATCGTCGCGCAGGTGAACCACGTGCGGCGCGTGCTGGGACAGAGCGCCCCGGACAAGCGGCTGCGCAACCTGGTGATGATGGGCATGGGCGAGCCGCTCCACAACTATGACGCCGTCATGCACGCGCTGGCCACCATCTCGGACGTTCGCGGCGCGAGCGTGGGCCCAGCGAAGATTTCCGTCAGCACGGTTGGCGTCATCCCCTCCATCCTGCGGATGGCCGAGGAGGGCAGGCCCTACAACCTCGCGGTGAGCCTGCACGGCTCCACCGAGGAGGAACGCTCCTCCCTCATCCCCGTGAGCAAGCGCTGGTCGCTGGAGTCACTGATCGACGCCTGCCGCCAATACGGGACCATCACCGGAAGGCGCATCTTCTTCGGCTGGACGCTCATCGCCGGAAAGAACGATTCCGAGGAAACCGCCCATCGCCTGGCCGCGCTGCTGCACGGCATCGACGCTCACGTGAACCTCATCCCGCTCAACCCGACGAGCGGCTTTGACGGGCGGACGTCGGCCAATGCCGCCGGGGTGAAGTTCCAGCGCATCCTGCGTGACGCGGGGTTCCCCTGCACGTTCCGCCAGCGCCGTGGCATCGACGTCGCCGCAGGTTGCGGGCAGTTGAAGGCCGATAAAAAGGCCCGCGCCGCTTCGTAG
- a CDS encoding protocatechuate 3,4-dioxygenase, with translation MNHRRHFMRNFVAGAAGLWIPGAFAEALTLTPRQTEGPFYPTDLPLDTDNDLIIINDSTNPSLGEITHLSGRVLDENGAPIRNAVVEIWQTDQNGVYLHKGSDGTEKRDGNFQGFGRFLTGSAGEYYFRTIKPVKYPGRVPHIHFAVKMKGREKWTTQLYVKGDPANEKDFVIRNIKDAAQRESVIREFKPIPGSKAGELAVTFDIVMGFTPQDG, from the coding sequence ATGAATCACCGCCGTCATTTCATGCGGAACTTCGTGGCGGGGGCCGCCGGCCTCTGGATCCCCGGTGCCTTTGCCGAAGCGCTCACCCTCACCCCGCGCCAGACGGAGGGACCGTTCTACCCCACCGACCTGCCGCTGGATACGGACAACGACCTCATCATCATCAACGATTCCACCAACCCGTCGCTCGGGGAGATCACCCACCTCAGCGGCCGCGTGCTGGATGAAAACGGCGCTCCCATCCGCAACGCGGTGGTCGAGATCTGGCAGACGGACCAGAACGGCGTCTATCTCCACAAGGGCAGCGATGGCACTGAAAAGCGGGATGGAAACTTCCAGGGCTTCGGCCGGTTCCTGACCGGCTCCGCGGGCGAGTATTACTTCCGCACCATCAAGCCGGTGAAATACCCCGGCCGCGTGCCGCACATCCATTTCGCGGTGAAAATGAAAGGCCGAGAGAAATGGACCACCCAGCTCTACGTGAAGGGCGACCCGGCGAACGAAAAGGACTTCGTCATCCGCAACATCAAGGACGCCGCGCAGCGCGAGTCCGTCATCCGCGAGTTCAAGCCCATCCCCGGCAGCAAGGCGGGCGAGCTGGCAGTGACCTTCGACATCGTGATGGGGTTCACACCGCAGGATGGGTGA
- a CDS encoding type II toxin-antitoxin system ParD family antitoxin, whose amino-acid sequence MAEGVNVRFAGELQKFVQSKAGKSGLYGSVSEYIRDLVRKDYEREESRKWAWLRSELKAGATAGQEDFVELDAESILAEARASRTGR is encoded by the coding sequence ATGGCGGAAGGGGTCAATGTGAGGTTCGCAGGCGAGCTTCAGAAGTTTGTCCAATCGAAGGCCGGAAAATCCGGACTCTACGGCTCGGTGAGCGAATACATCCGCGATCTCGTCAGGAAAGACTATGAGCGGGAGGAGAGCCGGAAATGGGCCTGGCTGCGCTCCGAGTTGAAAGCCGGAGCCACCGCCGGGCAGGAGGACTTTGTGGAACTCGACGCTGAATCCATTCTGGCGGAAGCACGGGCATCCAGAACAGGGCGATGA
- the lepA gene encoding translation elongation factor 4: MSTELTRNFSIIAHIDHGKTTLSDRLMGATNTVAERDEKAQLLDAMDLEREKGITIKSHPVAMEYKAKDGKTYKLNLLDTPGHVDFSYEVARSLAACEGAILMVDAAQGVEAQTVANLHLAHEQNLVIIPVLNKIDLPAADVAKCRRQLEDILAIPGEDAIPASAKAGIGIEDILEAVVQRVPAPVENADKLLRCSVFDSIYDTYRGVVSYVRVFSGTVKKGQRVRLMATDKTYEVKEVGVFTPKMTARSVLQAGDVGYVIANMKSADEAKIGDTITDNTHPAPEPLPGYKEIQPMVFSGIYPVESSDYEALKAAMAKLQINDAAFTFSSESSTALGFGFRCGFLGLLHMEIIQERLRREFNMNVISTYPSVIYQVTLTDGTEVIVDNPTLFPETQTIQEIREPVVNVYLMVPGEYIGDMMQLVMEKRGDVTNTETIDEMRVMLSCVLPLGEILVDFNDRMKSMTRGYGSMDYEHAGYRAAKMVKMDMLIAGDPVEAFSTIVHRDKAESYGRLLAGKLKDVIPPHLFVVAIQAAVGGKIVARESISAMRKNVTAKCYGGDISRKRKLLEKQKEGKKKMKMFGKVNIPQDAFIRVLKSGD, from the coding sequence ATGTCCACCGAGCTGACACGAAATTTCTCCATCATCGCCCACATCGACCACGGGAAGACCACGCTCTCCGACCGCCTGATGGGTGCGACCAACACCGTGGCCGAGCGGGATGAGAAGGCCCAGCTCCTGGACGCCATGGATCTGGAGCGGGAAAAGGGCATCACCATCAAGTCCCACCCCGTCGCCATGGAGTACAAGGCGAAGGACGGGAAGACGTACAAGCTCAACCTGCTGGACACGCCCGGCCACGTTGATTTCTCCTACGAAGTCGCCCGCTCGCTGGCCGCCTGCGAGGGCGCGATCCTGATGGTGGACGCCGCCCAGGGCGTTGAGGCCCAGACGGTGGCGAACCTCCACCTCGCCCATGAACAGAACCTTGTCATCATCCCGGTCCTCAATAAGATCGACCTGCCCGCAGCGGACGTCGCGAAGTGCCGCAGGCAGCTCGAGGACATCCTCGCCATCCCCGGTGAGGACGCCATCCCGGCCTCCGCGAAGGCCGGCATCGGCATCGAGGACATCCTGGAAGCCGTCGTCCAGCGGGTGCCGGCCCCGGTGGAGAATGCGGACAAGCTGCTCCGCTGCTCCGTTTTCGATTCGATCTATGACACCTACCGCGGCGTCGTTTCCTATGTCCGGGTTTTTTCCGGCACGGTGAAGAAAGGACAGCGGGTGCGCCTGATGGCCACGGACAAGACCTACGAGGTCAAGGAAGTGGGGGTTTTCACCCCGAAAATGACCGCCCGCTCCGTCCTCCAGGCCGGTGATGTGGGCTACGTCATCGCCAACATGAAGTCCGCCGACGAGGCGAAGATCGGCGACACCATCACCGACAACACCCACCCGGCCCCCGAGCCGCTGCCCGGCTACAAGGAGATCCAGCCGATGGTCTTCTCCGGCATCTATCCCGTCGAATCCTCCGACTATGAGGCGCTGAAGGCCGCGATGGCCAAGCTCCAGATCAACGACGCCGCCTTCACCTTTTCCTCGGAGAGTTCCACCGCGCTCGGCTTCGGCTTCCGCTGCGGCTTCCTCGGCCTGCTCCACATGGAGATCATCCAGGAGCGCCTGCGCCGGGAGTTCAACATGAACGTCATCTCCACCTACCCGTCCGTGATCTACCAGGTCACGCTCACGGATGGCACGGAGGTGATCGTGGACAACCCCACCCTCTTCCCGGAAACGCAGACCATCCAGGAGATCCGGGAACCGGTCGTGAACGTGTACCTCATGGTCCCCGGCGAATACATCGGCGACATGATGCAGCTCGTCATGGAGAAGCGCGGCGATGTCACCAACACGGAGACCATCGACGAGATGCGCGTCATGCTTTCCTGCGTGCTGCCGCTGGGTGAGATCCTGGTCGATTTCAACGACCGCATGAAGTCGATGACCCGCGGCTACGGCTCCATGGACTATGAACACGCCGGCTACCGCGCCGCGAAGATGGTGAAGATGGACATGCTCATCGCCGGGGATCCGGTGGAGGCGTTCTCCACCATCGTCCACCGTGACAAGGCGGAGTCCTACGGCCGCCTGCTGGCCGGAAAGCTGAAGGACGTCATCCCGCCGCACCTTTTCGTCGTCGCCATCCAGGCCGCCGTCGGCGGCAAGATCGTCGCCCGTGAGTCCATCTCCGCCATGCGGAAGAACGTGACCGCGAAGTGCTACGGCGGTGACATCTCCCGGAAGCGCAAGCTGCTGGAGAAGCAGAAGGAAGGTAAGAAGAAGATGAAGATGTTCGGCAAGGTGAACATCCCGCAAGACGCCTTCATCCGCGTGCTCAAGAGCGGGGATTGA
- a CDS encoding serine/threonine-protein kinase codes for MALTALICPQCSSPLPRVALWRSVKCPACGSLLTKTESAVERATFREALKRAKESAIHPGTTVSCAGQRYRLLELLGKGDGSEVHLARSGGVFPFLATLKISLNQKAKDRHEKEAAVLGELLAPLQGAASLYAARCLPEVIAHGKVEGDGQRHALVLKHPYGYWGSLAALAARFPGGIDPRHAVWIWRRILDTLHFLHSLGWTHGDLKPQHVLVNAKDHTVRLIGFASARRHASVKDKTRDLRDSARIILALCGSNSSVPPALAALLEQAAEVDTFPTSDGAPGLDALLRAAAQEAFGPPSFVHLHL; via the coding sequence ATGGCTCTCACCGCACTCATCTGTCCGCAATGTTCGTCTCCGCTGCCGCGTGTGGCGCTGTGGCGCTCGGTGAAATGTCCTGCCTGCGGGTCGCTGCTCACGAAGACGGAATCGGCGGTGGAGCGTGCCACTTTCCGCGAGGCGTTGAAGCGCGCGAAGGAATCAGCGATCCATCCCGGCACCACCGTATCATGTGCCGGACAACGCTACCGCCTGCTGGAACTGCTGGGCAAAGGCGATGGCTCTGAGGTCCATCTCGCCCGGAGTGGCGGGGTGTTCCCTTTCCTTGCCACGTTGAAGATTTCGCTCAACCAGAAGGCGAAGGATCGCCATGAAAAGGAAGCTGCCGTATTGGGGGAACTGCTCGCGCCGCTGCAGGGAGCAGCCAGCCTTTATGCGGCGCGTTGCCTGCCGGAGGTCATCGCCCATGGGAAGGTGGAGGGCGACGGGCAGCGGCACGCGTTGGTTCTGAAGCATCCTTATGGCTATTGGGGCAGCCTGGCGGCACTGGCGGCGAGGTTTCCTGGCGGGATCGATCCCCGGCACGCGGTTTGGATCTGGCGGAGGATTCTGGATACGCTGCACTTCCTCCACTCGCTCGGCTGGACCCATGGCGACCTGAAGCCGCAGCATGTGCTGGTCAACGCGAAGGATCACACGGTCCGCCTGATCGGTTTCGCGTCCGCACGCAGGCACGCGAGTGTGAAGGACAAGACGCGCGACCTGCGGGACAGCGCGCGCATCATCCTCGCCCTCTGCGGGAGCAATTCATCCGTTCCGCCCGCACTCGCCGCCCTGCTGGAGCAGGCGGCGGAGGTGGATACATTCCCGACTTCGGACGGTGCCCCCGGGCTTGACGCCCTGCTCCGTGCCGCCGCGCAGGAAGCATTCGGCCCGCCTTCATTCGTCCATCTCCATCTTTGA
- a CDS encoding HD domain-containing protein has protein sequence MTIAAIKDLAGEIPVSAAIHAQLQSRGTKMTKGGKPYLEAVFADSTGNFTLKLWSDSAAFDSASALEEGAILRLEAAWTQNQYGVNANGLEWFRPDGDAIADFLSGDPTLRAKQEADYARITALCGSILDPRLRTLCFHFLDTMGDRFRRTGAAKKNHHARRGGLVEHVSQMMASADALCPVYPELNRDLLLTGVLFHDCGKLWENTYPKSGFAQQISVYGEMLGHIPLGIELVNKLWHDIGASEEAAVWDDLTPKTESVRLHLLHLIGSHHGQLEFGSPVLPRTPEAHALHYIDNLDAKMEMIREAYATANEIAPGIYDRMFPLPANLIEPLEVFVPAESGSVPGVIPQPGGDVHALVEDADHTDAAARKATEEDEVVRVPDEENAV, from the coding sequence ATGACGATTGCTGCCATCAAGGATCTGGCGGGCGAGATCCCCGTTTCCGCCGCCATCCATGCCCAGCTCCAGTCCCGGGGCACCAAGATGACCAAGGGAGGAAAGCCCTACCTGGAAGCGGTGTTCGCGGATTCCACGGGAAATTTCACGCTCAAGCTGTGGTCGGACTCCGCCGCGTTCGATTCCGCCTCCGCGCTGGAAGAGGGCGCCATCCTCCGGCTGGAAGCCGCCTGGACGCAGAACCAGTACGGGGTGAATGCGAACGGGCTGGAATGGTTCCGCCCGGACGGGGATGCCATCGCGGATTTCCTCTCCGGCGACCCCACCCTGCGGGCGAAGCAGGAGGCGGACTACGCCCGGATCACCGCGCTGTGCGGCTCCATCCTCGACCCCCGCCTGCGGACCCTGTGTTTCCATTTTCTCGACACCATGGGGGACCGCTTCCGGAGGACCGGCGCGGCGAAGAAGAACCACCACGCCCGCCGCGGCGGCCTCGTAGAACACGTCTCCCAGATGATGGCCTCCGCGGACGCCCTCTGCCCGGTCTATCCGGAGCTGAACCGCGACCTGCTGCTGACCGGCGTCCTTTTCCACGACTGCGGCAAGCTGTGGGAAAACACCTACCCGAAATCCGGCTTCGCCCAGCAGATCAGCGTCTATGGGGAAATGCTCGGCCACATCCCGCTGGGGATCGAGCTGGTGAACAAGCTGTGGCATGACATCGGTGCCTCCGAAGAAGCCGCGGTCTGGGACGATCTCACGCCGAAGACGGAAAGTGTCCGGCTCCACCTCCTGCACCTCATCGGCAGCCACCACGGGCAGCTCGAGTTCGGCTCACCGGTCCTGCCACGCACTCCGGAGGCGCATGCGCTCCACTACATCGACAACCTGGACGCGAAGATGGAGATGATCCGCGAGGCCTACGCCACCGCGAATGAGATCGCCCCCGGCATTTACGACCGGATGTTCCCCCTGCCCGCGAACCTCATCGAGCCGCTGGAGGTATTCGTTCCTGCGGAAAGCGGATCAGTCCCCGGAGTCATCCCTCAGCCGGGAGGGGATGTCCATGCTCTCGTGGAGGATGCTGATCACACCGATGCCGCCGCCCGGAAAGCAACGGAAGAAGATGAAGTGGTGCGCGTGCCGGATGAAGAAAACGCCGTCTAG